A window from Primulina eburnea isolate SZY01 chromosome 2, ASM2296580v1, whole genome shotgun sequence encodes these proteins:
- the LOC140816557 gene encoding serine/threonine-protein kinase RIPK-like, giving the protein MMAVKKKMTWQEYFPSCFKPESPRPDKKKPISKSSSFHRISLADLSGSTLSEDLSTSLAGSNIHAFTLQELRVITQNFSSSNFLGEGGFGPVHKGFIDDKLRPGLEAQPVAVKLLDLDGAQGHREWLTEVIFLGQLRHPHLVKLIGYCCEEEHRLLVYEYLPRGSLENQLFRRYAVTLPWSARLKIALGAAKGLAFLHEAKKPIIYRDFKASNILLDSDYTAKLSDFGLATDGPEGDNSHVSTRVMGTQGYAAPEYIMTGHLTAASDVYSFGVALLELLTGRKSVDKSRPSREQNLAAWARPLLKNPRRLSRLMDPRLEGQYSETGTQKAAALAYECLRYRPKLRPTMSEVIKVLEPLTNLDDIQVGTFVFAVSTDSYSHNCSNESDSEVEKKKENGQYHRRHKLHQEHKKRIRSPKSPLVFAGGDHSN; this is encoded by the exons ATGATGGCTGTCAAGAAGAAGATGACATGGCAAGAATATTTCCCGAGTTGTTTCAAGCCGGAGAGCCCGAGGCCGGATAAGAAGAAACCGATCTCGAAGTCATCTTCATTTCATAGGATCTCATTAGCGGACTTGAGTGGATCCACCCTTTCGGAGGATCTCTCTACATCTTTGGCGGGCTCTAACATTCATGCGTTTACTTTACAAGAGCTGAGGGTGATCACACAGAACTTTTCATCGAGTAATTTTCTTGGTGAAGGCGGGTTCGGGCCGGTGCACAAGGGTTTCATCGATGACAAGCTGAGGCCCGGTTTGGAGGCTCAGCCCGTGGCGGTCAAGCTCCTGGATTTAGATGGCGCACAAGGCCATAGAGAGTGGCTG ACGGAAGTGATATTTCTTGGTCAACTAAGACATCCACATCTGGTGAAGTTGATTGGTTATTGCTGTGAAGAAGAACACAGGCTGCTGGTATATGAATATTTGCCTCGTGGAAGCCTGGAAAACCAACTCTTTAGAA GATATGCAGTCACACTTCCATGGTCAGCAAGATTGAAAATTGCTCTTGGAGCCGCAAAAGGACTAGCTTTTCTCCATGAAGCCAAAAAGCCCATCATATACCGTGATTTTAAGGCTTCGAACATTTTGCTAGACTCG GACTACACCGCAAAGCTCTCGGATTTCGGGCTTGCAACGGATGGTCCCGAAGGCGATAACTCGCACGTTTCCACCCGTGTTATGGGCACACAAGGTTATGCTGCACCCGAATACATCATGACTG GTCATTTGACAGCAGCAAGTGATGTATACAGTTTTGGAGTGGCGTTGTTGGAGCTTCTCACGGGTCGAAAATCAGTAGATAAAAGCCGTCCTTCGAGAGAACAGAACCTCGCGGCCTGGGCAAGGCCGTTGCTCAAAAACCCTCGAAGACTAAGCCGCCTAATGGATCCGAGACTTGAAGGTCAGTACTCCGAAACCGGCACACAAAAGGCTGCGGCATTGGCTTACGAATGCTTGAGATATCGGCCTAAACTCAGGCCCACAATGAGTGAGGTGATCAAAGTTTTGGAGCCATTGACGAATCTTGATGACATTCAAGTGGGGACATTTGTTTTTGCAGTGTCAACGGACAGCTATTCACATAATTGTTCGAATGAGAGTGATTCGGAGGTGGAGAAGAAAAAGGAGAATGGCCAGTATCATCGTAGGCACAAACTGCATCAGGAACATAAGAAAAGGATCAGATCTCCTAAGTCTCCCCTTGTCTTCGCAGGAGGAGATCATTCAAATTAG